From Qingrenia yutianensis, a single genomic window includes:
- a CDS encoding zinc ribbon domain-containing protein — protein sequence MALISCPNCKNPVSDKATVCPNCGYTGMGQSADAQNKIKCEDCGNEFENNLASCPVCGCPASISGVKENKKKRKIMVISVIAIVLLVVYAIGVNFVKQAALAEYSANMTKAAQTMIDGAAKAEDVGNLVKSVWSNAIYEKRDDKTDKYTMQNGRFVGDFNDALGNLFADDELNKSISEIRDNQNNVANLMKALKNPPKKYEEAYSVIKTFYDNYVKLTNSAVNPTGSLKTFSEEFNQYDTDTVNAFENMKIYLD from the coding sequence ATGGCACTGATCAGTTGTCCGAATTGTAAAAATCCCGTAAGCGATAAGGCAACGGTTTGCCCAAATTGCGGTTATACCGGTATGGGACAAAGCGCAGATGCACAGAATAAAATTAAGTGTGAGGACTGCGGCAATGAATTTGAAAATAATCTTGCGTCGTGCCCTGTGTGCGGTTGCCCGGCATCAATTTCGGGAGTGAAAGAAAACAAGAAAAAACGTAAAATTATGGTTATTTCGGTTATAGCTATTGTGTTGCTTGTTGTATACGCTATTGGGGTCAATTTTGTAAAACAGGCTGCACTTGCTGAGTATAGCGCCAACATGACCAAGGCGGCGCAGACAATGATTGACGGTGCCGCAAAGGCTGAAGATGTCGGCAATCTTGTCAAAAGTGTTTGGAGCAATGCCATTTATGAAAAAAGAGATGATAAAACCGATAAATATACAATGCAGAACGGAAGGTTCGTTGGTGACTTTAATGATGCATTGGGAAATCTGTTTGCGGATGACGAGCTAAACAAAAGCATTTCTGAAATTCGTGATAATCAAAATAATGTTGCGAATTTAATGAAGGCTTTAAAAAATCCGCCGAAAAAATATGAAGAAGCATATTCTGTAATTAAAACATTTTATGACAATTACGTAAAACTGACAAATTCGGCGGTAAATCCGACAGGGAGTCTTAAAACCTTCTCTGAAGAGTTTAACCAATATGATACGGATACAGTAAATGCATTTGAAAACATGAAAATATATTTAGATTGA
- a CDS encoding Fic family protein: protein MEYIKVSQAAEKWGLSPRRVRLLCAQNRIDGVVQKGKLYMIPENAPKPIDARTLKGIKMSKELSPLLLKIDALKAELDKKRPLTQGEAERLRNEFMVDFTYNSNAIEGNTLTLKETALVLEGMTIDQKPLKDHLEAVGHRDAFLYIEDIAKDTKISETVIKNIHSLVLMNRPEDKGMFRKIPVTIMGAYTEPVQPYMIEPKMTELLAENEKRKKKMHPIERIARFHLEFEGIHPFIDGNGRTGRLLLNLDLIQNGYPAINVKFADRKTYYAAFDEFYKNNNAEPMIELVAKYVIERMKQYLEILK from the coding sequence ATGGAATATATTAAGGTTTCACAAGCAGCAGAAAAGTGGGGACTCTCACCGCGCAGAGTCAGACTTTTATGCGCTCAAAACAGAATAGACGGCGTTGTTCAAAAGGGCAAATTATATATGATTCCCGAAAATGCACCAAAGCCCATTGACGCAAGAACGCTCAAAGGAATAAAAATGTCAAAGGAGCTATCTCCCCTGCTGCTGAAAATCGACGCATTAAAAGCAGAGCTTGACAAAAAGCGTCCGCTTACGCAAGGCGAGGCGGAAAGACTGCGTAACGAATTTATGGTGGACTTTACCTATAATTCAAACGCAATCGAGGGTAACACTCTTACATTAAAAGAAACGGCGTTGGTTTTGGAAGGTATGACAATCGACCAAAAGCCGCTGAAGGATCACCTTGAGGCAGTCGGTCACAGAGACGCATTTTTGTATATCGAGGATATTGCAAAAGATACGAAAATCAGCGAAACGGTTATAAAAAATATTCATTCGCTTGTACTGATGAACAGACCTGAGGATAAAGGCATGTTCCGCAAAATCCCCGTAACCATTATGGGTGCATATACCGAGCCCGTTCAGCCGTATATGATTGAACCTAAAATGACGGAGCTACTCGCCGAGAACGAAAAGCGCAAAAAGAAAATGCACCCTATAGAAAGAATCGCACGGTTCCACCTTGAATTTGAAGGCATTCACCCCTTTATCGACGGTAACGGCAGAACGGGAAGGTTACTGCTTAACCTTGACCTTATCCAAAACGGCTATCCGGCAATCAACGTGAAGTTTGCCGACAGAAAAACATATTACGCCGCATTTGATGAGTTTTACAAAAATAACAATGCCGAACCTATGATAGAACTCGTAGCAAAGTATGTAATCGAGCGAATGAAACAGTATTTGGAAATATTGAAATAA
- a CDS encoding helix-turn-helix domain-containing protein, giving the protein MAVTYTKLWHILIDRDMKKKDLQAAAGLTNHVMLKLRNNQNITTETIGKICKALNCQADDIMEFVEE; this is encoded by the coding sequence ATGGCGGTTACTTACACAAAATTATGGCATATTCTGATTGACAGAGATATGAAAAAGAAAGACCTGCAAGCAGCTGCAGGTCTGACAAATCATGTTATGTTGAAACTCCGAAACAATCAGAATATTACGACCGAAACAATCGGCAAGATTTGCAAAGCACTTAACTGTCAGGCAGATGATATTATGGAATTTGTAGAAGAATAA
- a CDS encoding very short patch repair endonuclease, with protein sequence MDRHTPEQRRKNMQAVKNKDSQIELLLRKELWKRGLRYQKNRTDIFGKPDIVFKGKKVAVFCDSEFWHGYNWEERKKDFKSHQEFWIPKIERNMERDIEVTNILESEGWTVLRFWGKEIKKETEKCANIIEKAVQSK encoded by the coding sequence ATGGACAGACATACACCGGAACAAAGAAGAAAGAATATGCAAGCTGTAAAAAACAAAGACAGCCAAATAGAATTACTCCTCAGAAAAGAGCTTTGGAAACGTGGACTGCGATATCAAAAAAACCGAACAGATATTTTCGGGAAGCCCGATATAGTATTTAAGGGTAAAAAGGTAGCCGTATTTTGCGACAGCGAATTTTGGCACGGTTATAATTGGGAGGAAAGAAAAAAGGACTTTAAATCCCATCAAGAATTCTGGATACCTAAAATTGAGAGAAATATGGAAAGAGATATCGAGGTAACCAATATACTTGAATCCGAAGGATGGACGGTGCTTCGATTTTGGGGCAAAGAAATAAAAAAGGAAACTGAAAAATGTGCAAATATAATAGAAAAGGCGGTACAGTCAAAATGA
- the dcm gene encoding DNA cytosine methyltransferase, with amino-acid sequence MKTYKSIDLFAGIGGIRLGFEKAFGKQIETVFVSEWDEYAQKTYRANFKDDFDIAGDITKIDESDVPDFDICLAGFPCQAFSMAGKRQGFNDDYKGLCRGTLFLDVARICEEHKPDVIFCENVKGLVIHDRGRTLQIIKKTFEDLGYKVFTNKDKTLNSKDFGVPQNRERIYIVAFRNGIAPEKFDFPQKTDDTKRISDIIEEKPVSPKYYLSDVYLETLRQHKARHEAKGNGFGYEIRSWNDVAGAIVCGGMGRERNLIIDKRQKNLTPVTHIKGEINREGVRKMTPREWARLQGFPDTFKLELADTHLYKQFGNSVTVPVIEAIALKIKEVLDNGK; translated from the coding sequence ATGAAAACTTATAAGTCCATTGACCTGTTTGCCGGAATTGGCGGAATCAGATTAGGATTTGAAAAAGCGTTCGGCAAACAAATAGAAACCGTATTTGTAAGTGAATGGGATGAATATGCTCAAAAAACTTACAGAGCAAATTTTAAGGACGATTTTGACATAGCCGGAGATATCACCAAGATAGATGAATCAGATGTGCCTGATTTTGACATATGCCTTGCCGGATTTCCGTGTCAAGCATTCAGCATGGCGGGCAAAAGACAGGGATTTAATGATGACTATAAAGGATTATGCAGAGGAACACTGTTCTTGGATGTGGCAAGAATTTGTGAGGAACACAAACCGGATGTTATCTTCTGCGAGAATGTAAAAGGGCTCGTAATTCACGACAGAGGAAGAACATTACAAATTATAAAAAAAACATTTGAAGACCTTGGCTACAAGGTGTTTACCAATAAAGACAAAACTCTTAACAGCAAAGATTTCGGTGTACCTCAAAACAGAGAAAGAATTTATATTGTGGCATTTCGAAACGGTATTGCACCAGAGAAGTTTGACTTCCCGCAGAAAACGGATGATACAAAGAGAATATCAGATATTATAGAGGAGAAACCTGTATCCCCTAAATATTATCTTAGTGATGTATACCTTGAAACTTTAAGACAGCATAAAGCGCGACACGAAGCTAAAGGTAACGGATTCGGATATGAAATAAGATCTTGGAACGATGTTGCCGGTGCAATAGTATGTGGCGGAATGGGTAGAGAAAGAAATCTGATAATTGATAAAAGACAGAAAAATTTAACTCCTGTTACACATATAAAAGGAGAAATCAATAGAGAAGGTGTCAGAAAGATGACTCCTCGTGAATGGGCAAGATTGCAGGGATTTCCCGATACATTCAAACTTGAACTTGCAGATACACACTTGTACAAGCAGTTTGGCAACAGTGTAACGGTTCCCGTAATAGAAGCTATTGCATTGAAGATTAAGGAGGTGCTGGATAATGGCAAATAA
- a CDS encoding HpaII family restriction endonuclease: MANKGEWSEPYASIKILGDGKLYIADENGNRNPGEWMTILELIRHETRERIVSYKYQENNIDIDIFVNGMLILSVPAVEFLHMAEQLAHEIQSGRGSSFNVSNTITDFLHRIEMQHIKAASVNKSDAFFTIRDPRAGIVREHIGFSIKSEFGENPTLFNTAKASGFIYEVSNMDDMLMNQINSMVDAKGHAAVLDRCDELIRNGCELIFAGLPIAYRARCKAFEENLDLIDPRLVNVLEKLLWNHFFEHETQVNLSPLMERIIVENPCNITRPEVKYPHMIKSFIYAAYCGMTASTLWDGKAQVNGGFIKVNADGEVLAHYALESDAFKSYLYNNCYLEFPATDEGHGFYANVYKEDDKYYFRLNFQIRYR, encoded by the coding sequence ATGGCAAATAAAGGTGAATGGAGCGAACCGTATGCGTCAATAAAGATTTTAGGAGATGGAAAATTATATATCGCTGATGAGAACGGGAACAGAAATCCCGGTGAATGGATGACTATCCTTGAATTAATAAGGCATGAAACACGAGAAAGAATAGTTTCATATAAATATCAAGAAAACAATATAGATATAGATATCTTCGTAAACGGCATGCTTATATTGTCAGTACCTGCTGTCGAGTTTTTGCATATGGCGGAACAGCTTGCGCATGAAATTCAAAGCGGACGAGGAAGTTCGTTTAATGTATCGAATACAATTACGGATTTTCTGCACAGAATAGAGATGCAACATATTAAGGCAGCGAGTGTTAATAAGAGTGATGCTTTCTTCACGATACGAGATCCACGAGCCGGTATCGTAAGAGAGCATATCGGCTTTTCTATTAAATCAGAGTTTGGTGAAAATCCAACCTTGTTTAATACTGCAAAAGCGTCCGGATTCATATATGAAGTAAGTAATATGGATGACATGCTGATGAATCAAATTAATTCTATGGTTGATGCGAAGGGGCATGCAGCTGTTTTGGATAGGTGTGACGAACTTATCAGAAACGGATGTGAATTAATATTTGCCGGTTTGCCTATAGCATACAGAGCTCGTTGTAAGGCTTTTGAAGAGAATTTAGATTTAATTGACCCAAGATTGGTTAATGTATTGGAAAAATTGTTGTGGAATCACTTTTTTGAACATGAAACACAAGTTAATTTGTCACCATTAATGGAACGGATTATTGTTGAAAATCCATGTAATATTACTCGGCCGGAAGTAAAATACCCACATATGATTAAGTCGTTTATTTATGCAGCTTATTGTGGAATGACGGCTTCGACATTGTGGGACGGAAAAGCTCAAGTTAACGGAGGATTTATTAAAGTAAATGCAGATGGAGAAGTTTTAGCTCACTATGCATTAGAATCAGATGCCTTTAAATCGTATCTATATAATAACTGTTATCTGGAGTTCCCTGCCACCGATGAAGGCCATGGATTTTACGCTAATGTGTATAAAGAAGATGATAAGTATTATTTTCGTTTGAACTTTCAAATTAGGTACAGATGA
- a CDS encoding DNA cytosine methyltransferase — MKVGSLFAGIGGIELGFEQSGFKTIWANEIDKGACTTYRYNFSDVKLFEEDIRKLDVLKLKYVDVLTAGFPCQPFSVCGNKKGFADERGNLFFEIMRIVDGIHPPIIFLENVANLTDHDNGRTFNTIHNELISRDYFIRYLVADACDYGMPQHRTRTYIVAFTSQDMCDRFNFPEKCELKEQIFDIIDKSKKSDERYYLRHGTYQYEKMLSAIKDENQIYRFSDYGIQASKNGISFTLKANMGTWRDRIPIIKDDYGIRKITPYEALALLGFPKEFRFPDIPLNSAYKQCGNSVVVPVIRRIAEEIKTVMLD, encoded by the coding sequence ATGAAAGTAGGAAGTCTGTTTGCAGGCATAGGTGGAATCGAACTCGGATTTGAACAGTCAGGATTTAAAACTATATGGGCAAACGAAATAGATAAAGGTGCATGTACTACATATAGATATAATTTTTCTGATGTAAAATTGTTTGAAGAAGATATTCGCAAATTAGATGTATTAAAGCTTAAATATGTTGATGTGTTAACAGCAGGTTTTCCTTGTCAGCCGTTCTCGGTTTGTGGAAACAAAAAAGGGTTTGCTGATGAGCGCGGTAATTTATTTTTTGAGATAATGCGTATCGTTGATGGAATACATCCTCCAATTATCTTTTTGGAGAATGTTGCTAATCTGACAGATCATGATAATGGAAGAACATTTAATACTATTCATAATGAATTGATTAGCAGAGATTATTTTATAAGATATTTGGTGGCCGATGCATGTGATTACGGAATGCCACAACACAGAACCAGGACATATATTGTCGCGTTTACATCACAAGATATGTGTGATAGATTCAATTTTCCTGAAAAGTGTGAACTTAAAGAGCAAATATTCGATATCATAGATAAATCAAAAAAATCTGATGAAAGATATTATCTAAGACATGGTACATATCAATACGAAAAAATGCTTTCTGCCATAAAAGACGAAAATCAAATATACAGATTTTCGGATTACGGAATACAGGCAAGTAAGAATGGAATTTCTTTTACACTAAAAGCGAATATGGGAACATGGAGAGACAGAATTCCTATCATAAAGGACGATTATGGCATAAGAAAAATAACGCCGTATGAGGCATTAGCTTTGCTGGGATTCCCGAAAGAATTTCGTTTCCCAGATATCCCACTCAATAGTGCATATAAACAGTGCGGTAATAGTGTCGTTGTTCCGGTTATAAGAAGAATTGCAGAAGAAATAAAAACCGTGATGCTAGATTAA